A region of the Amycolatopsis sp. cg13 genome:
TGTAGACGACGATCAGCATCGGCAGCTTCAGGCGTACGACGGTTTCCAGCTCGGCGATGCTCATCAGAAACCCGCCGTCGCCGCACGCCGCGACGGGGAAACGGTCCGGCTGGGCGAGTGCCGCGCCGATTGCGGTGGCCAGTCCGAGGCCGATCGACTGGAACGCCTGGGTGAAGCAGAAACCGTTCTCGTCGGGGACGTCGAGGTACATCGTGGGGTAGCCCATGAAGTTCCCGGAATCGACGCCGACGACGCGGTTGGCTGGGATGAGGTCGTCGAGCGCAACGGACAATGTTCGCGGGTCGATCACGTCGGCGGTCCCGGCATCGTCGTGTTCGTTGTCCCGCCAACGGATTTCCCGGGCAATGCGGGTTTTGAGCTCGTCGCTTCGGTATCCATTGTGGACTTCGACCTGTTCAGCCACCGCTGCGGCGGTACCGGCGACATCGCCGACGATGCCGAGGTCGACCGGCCGATTACGGCCCAGCGCGGCGGATTCCAGATCGACCTGTACGAGCGTGGTGTCCGGCGAGAGCAACCGGCCGTGTGCGGTGGTCCAGTCGTTGAGCGCGGACCCCCATCCGACGACGACGTCCGCGCCCTGAATCAGCTCGGTCGTCAGCGGTGACGAAAACCCGCCGGACACCCCGATCGCCCATGGCTCACCAGTGAACAGTCCTTTCGCGACCGCACCCTCCGCGAGCAGCGCACCGCAGCGGTCAGCCAACGCGACCAGTTCCGCCCGAGCTGTCCGGGAACCGCGTCCACAAAGGAACACTGGACGTTCGGCGCGTTGCAGAATCGAAGCGAGCGTCTTCACCTCCGCTTCAGCAGCGCGCGGCTGAGGCAACGGCTCGATGGGGGCCAGATCATCGAGAA
Encoded here:
- a CDS encoding thiamine pyrophosphate-binding protein, with amino-acid sequence MNVAQAVGIALARFGVRKAFGVVGSGNFHFTNGLIQGGAEFVAARHEGGATTMADAYARCSGEVAAVSVHQGCGLGNATTGIGEAAKSRTPLIIVTGEATDPLSNFHIDQDGLARSVGASSILVRSAETALADVRRAFTQARRDRRTVLLRLPLDVQAEPFEESLLDDLAPIEPLPQPRAAEAEVKTLASILQRAERPVFLCGRGSRTARAELVALADRCGALLAEGAVAKGLFTGEPWAIGVSGGFSSPLTTELIQGADVVVGWGSALNDWTTAHGRLLSPDTTLVQVDLESAALGRNRPVDLGIVGDVAGTAAAVAEQVEVHNGYRSDELKTRIAREIRWRDNEHDDAGTADVIDPRTLSVALDDLIPANRVVGVDSGNFMGYPTMYLDVPDENGFCFTQAFQSIGLGLATAIGAALAQPDRFPVAACGDGGFLMSIAELETVVRLKLPMLIVVYNDHAYGAEVYFFEPGGHPADTVTFPDTDIAAIARGYGCDAVTVRAKEDLEEVATRVAAGLGRPLVVDAKIAGFSAWWLQAAMTHH